From the genome of Hymenobacter sp. PAMC 26628, one region includes:
- a CDS encoding PAS domain-containing protein — protein MPTATDLAADYQYLFHHLPDSYLLLAPDGTVRDNSDIHQQASLQPRARVVGRNIFDAYPSAPESQRTLHESQDRVRQTLQPDTMPLLRYDLAVPAEQGGGTEELYWQVTHYPILGPDGALLHILQRATDVTAATHAAALAAETQRALDEATTRARFILESVPLLVWTATPAGVTDSFNARWLAYTGRALADTIGSGWAQDVHPDDLPRTVALWQQALAAGTTYQAEYRVRRHDGEYRWFQATGVPRRGPSGEVHMWVGANADIHQQKLMVAELLETNETQAALADQAYATAEQVRQQRETLFQVFMEAPVAISVVRGTEYRYEFANRVFLAGAGKPDLIGRTVAEVFPEFMAQSFLVTLAEVYRTGQPFSARAVHVHLDATDTQPAADGYVDYTYQPFFEDGRVAGVTSFSYDVTELVAARLALENLQAGNA, from the coding sequence ATGCCCACTGCTACCGACCTGGCCGCCGACTACCAATACCTGTTCCACCACCTGCCCGACTCGTACCTGCTGCTGGCCCCCGACGGCACCGTGCGCGACAATTCCGACATCCACCAGCAGGCTTCGCTGCAACCGCGTGCGCGCGTGGTGGGCCGCAACATTTTCGACGCCTACCCCTCGGCCCCCGAGAGCCAGCGCACCCTGCATGAGTCGCAGGACCGCGTGCGCCAAACCTTGCAGCCCGACACCATGCCCCTGCTGCGCTACGATTTGGCGGTGCCCGCCGAGCAGGGCGGCGGCACCGAGGAGCTGTACTGGCAGGTGACGCACTACCCCATCCTGGGCCCCGACGGGGCCCTGCTGCACATCCTCCAGCGGGCCACCGACGTGACGGCGGCCACCCACGCCGCGGCCCTGGCCGCCGAAACCCAGCGCGCCCTCGACGAAGCCACGACCCGCGCCCGCTTCATCCTCGAAAGCGTGCCGCTGCTGGTCTGGACCGCCACGCCCGCTGGCGTCACGGACTCGTTCAACGCGCGCTGGCTTGCCTATACCGGCCGGGCCCTGGCCGACACCATCGGCAGCGGCTGGGCCCAAGACGTGCACCCCGACGACCTGCCCCGCACCGTGGCGCTGTGGCAGCAGGCCCTGGCCGCCGGCACCACCTACCAGGCCGAGTACCGGGTGCGCCGCCACGACGGCGAGTACCGCTGGTTCCAGGCCACGGGCGTGCCCCGCCGGGGCCCCAGCGGCGAGGTGCACATGTGGGTGGGCGCCAACGCCGACATCCACCAGCAGAAGCTGATGGTGGCCGAGCTGCTCGAAACCAACGAAACCCAGGCCGCCCTGGCCGACCAGGCCTACGCCACCGCCGAGCAGGTGCGCCAGCAGCGCGAAACCCTGTTCCAGGTGTTCATGGAAGCGCCCGTGGCCATTTCGGTGGTGCGCGGCACCGAGTACCGCTACGAATTTGCCAACCGCGTGTTTCTGGCCGGGGCCGGCAAACCCGACCTCATCGGCCGCACCGTGGCCGAGGTCTTCCCCGAGTTCATGGCCCAAAGCTTCCTGGTCACCCTGGCCGAGGTGTACCGCACGGGCCAGCCGTTTTCGGCCCGGGCGGTGCACGTGCACCTGGACGCTACCGACACCCAGCCCGCCGCCGATGGCTACGTGGACTACACCTACCAGCCGTTTTTTGAGGACGGCCGGGTGGCCGGCGTCACCTCGTTTTCCTACGACGTGACCGAATTGGTGGCCGCCCGCTTAGCCCTGGAAAACCTGCAGGCCGGCAATGCCTAA
- a CDS encoding TonB-dependent receptor, which yields MKHLLLAAALLLAPAARAQTSALPIPSPTHSLSGTVRDAAGQPLPGANVFLKTTFDGASTDSLGRFRFSTGHAAGALPLVVRLIGFEPVELTVVLGRGPVAVPAITLKASRAQLGDVVVTAGAFEASDAKRGTALTALDVLTTAGALGDITGALNALPGTTRVGEEGKLFVRGGAASETKQYLDGLPVQSPYAGAVPNLPARGRFSPLLFKGLVFSTGGYSAEYGQALSAVVALNSTDLAPETQTGVSLMSVGGGLSHVHRWARTSLAVAADYTNLGPYFRLVPQSQARAFETRGGSARLVQQVGRYGLLKIYGTYAWQTVAALQPDPAPEYAALGRAVALRNANEYLTATFRGPLHRGWSLNTGLALTRDDNDVRPGALAVRDVEQSAVARLVLTNDSASTWFNLKLGAEGLAQRYRQTYRPDTAAGAPGALRTGFDEQRVAAFAESELVLSHRLAGRAGARAEYSALLGQWNAAPRLALAYRLGPHGQLTAAAGYFYQTPTNDLLRFTHDLGFERAQHLQLSYERSAAGRTLRGEVYQKSYAQLVTYDPANFSAASAYRNGGQGYARGFDGFWRDRRSVPRLDYWVSYGYLATVRQYRADPVPAVPTFAARHALSVVAKYWVPKLHTQFGATAAYNSPRAYYDPNQPGYNQARTPSYQDLSLSASYLTHLLGQYTIVNVAASNVLGRANTYGYRYAAAPAASGQYQGVALAPSAPRTLFVGVFISINKKTPGNTEVAPD from the coding sequence ATGAAACACCTGCTCCTCGCCGCCGCCCTGCTGCTGGCCCCTGCCGCCCGGGCCCAAACGTCCGCATTGCCCATTCCTTCACCCACGCATTCACTGAGCGGCACCGTGCGCGACGCCGCCGGCCAGCCCCTGCCCGGCGCCAACGTGTTCCTGAAAACCACCTTCGACGGGGCCAGCACCGACTCGCTCGGGCGCTTCCGCTTCAGCACCGGGCACGCCGCCGGGGCCCTGCCGCTGGTGGTGCGGCTCATCGGCTTCGAGCCAGTGGAGCTGACCGTGGTGCTGGGCCGGGGCCCCGTGGCGGTGCCGGCTATTACGCTGAAAGCCAGCCGCGCCCAGCTCGGCGACGTGGTGGTGACGGCCGGGGCCTTCGAGGCCAGCGACGCCAAGCGCGGCACCGCCCTCACGGCCCTCGACGTGCTGACCACCGCCGGGGCCCTGGGCGACATCACCGGGGCCCTGAACGCGCTGCCCGGCACCACGCGGGTGGGGGAGGAGGGGAAGCTGTTCGTGCGCGGCGGGGCGGCCTCCGAAACCAAGCAGTACCTCGACGGCCTGCCCGTGCAAAGCCCCTACGCCGGGGCCGTGCCCAACCTGCCGGCCCGCGGCCGGTTTTCGCCCCTGCTCTTCAAAGGCCTGGTGTTCAGCACCGGCGGCTACTCGGCCGAGTACGGCCAGGCCCTGAGCGCGGTGGTGGCCCTGAACAGCACCGACCTGGCCCCCGAAACCCAAACCGGCGTGTCGCTGATGAGCGTGGGCGGCGGCCTCTCGCACGTGCACCGCTGGGCGCGCACCTCCCTGGCCGTGGCCGCCGACTACACCAACCTGGGGCCCTACTTCCGGCTGGTGCCCCAAAGCCAGGCGCGGGCCTTCGAAACCCGCGGCGGCTCGGCCCGGCTGGTGCAGCAGGTGGGGCGCTACGGGCTGCTGAAAATCTACGGCACCTACGCCTGGCAAACCGTGGCCGCCCTGCAGCCCGACCCCGCCCCCGAATACGCCGCCTTGGGCCGCGCCGTGGCCCTGCGCAACGCCAATGAGTACCTCACTGCCACCTTCCGGGGCCCCCTGCACCGGGGCTGGAGCCTGAACACGGGCCTGGCCCTGACGCGCGACGACAACGACGTGCGCCCCGGGGCCCTGGCCGTGCGCGACGTGGAACAGTCGGCCGTGGCCCGCCTCGTGCTCACCAACGACTCGGCCAGCACCTGGTTCAACCTGAAACTGGGCGCCGAGGGCCTGGCCCAGCGCTACCGCCAAACCTACCGGCCCGACACCGCCGCCGGAGCCCCCGGGGCCTTACGCACCGGCTTCGACGAGCAGCGCGTGGCTGCCTTCGCCGAGAGCGAGCTGGTGCTGAGCCACCGCCTGGCCGGCCGCGCCGGGGCCCGCGCCGAGTACTCGGCCCTGCTCGGGCAGTGGAACGCCGCCCCGCGCCTGGCCCTGGCCTACCGCCTGGGGCCCCACGGCCAGCTGACGGCCGCCGCCGGCTACTTCTACCAAACGCCCACCAACGACCTCCTCCGCTTCACGCACGACTTGGGCTTTGAGCGCGCCCAGCACCTGCAGCTCAGCTACGAGCGCAGCGCCGCCGGCCGCACGCTGCGGGGCGAAGTGTACCAGAAAAGCTACGCCCAGCTGGTGACCTACGACCCGGCCAACTTCTCCGCCGCCAGTGCCTACCGCAACGGCGGCCAGGGCTACGCCCGGGGCTTCGACGGGTTCTGGCGCGACCGCCGCAGCGTGCCCCGCCTCGACTACTGGGTGAGCTACGGCTACCTCGCCACCGTGCGCCAGTACCGCGCCGACCCCGTGCCGGCCGTGCCCACCTTCGCCGCCCGCCACGCCCTGAGCGTAGTGGCCAAATACTGGGTGCCGAAGCTCCACACGCAGTTCGGGGCCACTGCCGCTTACAACAGCCCCCGCGCCTACTACGACCCCAACCAGCCCGGCTACAACCAGGCCCGCACCCCCAGCTACCAGGACTTGAGCCTGAGCGCCAGCTACCTCACCCACCTGCTGGGCCAGTACACCATCGTGAACGTGGCCGCCAGCAACGTGCTGGGCCGCGCCAACACCTACGGCTACCGCTACGCCGCCGCCCCCGCCGCCAGCGGCCAGTACCAGGGCGTGGCCCTCGCCCCCTCAGCCCCGCGCACGCTGTTCGTAGGCGTGTTCATCTCCATTAACAAAAAGACCCCTGGGAATACCGAGGTGGCCCCGGATTGA